A region of the Nitrososphaerales archaeon genome:
ACTGGAGACTTTGAACTCCTCTTTAGGATTTACTAGGACTAAATCGGCATCGGCATTTATCTGCAGAGCACCTTTTCTTGGATAGATGCCTAGGAACTTCGCTGGATTCGTTGAGAATACTTCTACCAACCTTCTTAGGCTCAATACACCCTTATTGAAAAGGTTTAAGAGAAAAGGTAAAATCGTTTCAACACCAGGCATACCCGATGGGGCGAGCTCGATATCCTTAAACCCTTTCTCCTTCTCTTCCTTCATATGAGGGGCATGATCACTCGCAATAAAATCTATATCGCCATTACACAATCCCCTTAATAACTCTTCAACATCCTCTCTTGTCCTGAGAGGCGGATCTACCTTTGCATAAGGTCCCCTTCTTTCAAGCTCATCCATAGTTAATGATAGGTAATGAGGTGCAGTTTCAACTGTGATCCGAATATTTGAATCTTTATAAAAACGAATCAATCGTAGACTATCAGCACAACTTATGTGGACAAAGTGCACATGACCTTTAAGATGTTTATTCAATTCAGCTACCCTCGCTACAGCCAGACTTTCACATAAACAACCCCTCTTGATCGCGTAAGATTTTGCCCCTCCTCCACCACCAACGTGGTTAATCACACTTAAATCCTCAGCGTGAATCAATAGTGGTATGTTGGCTTTCTTTGTCTCCAATATTGCGGCCTTGATCGTCTCGGTATCTGGAGACAAGAGTGCTGGAAATCTACTGATCATGAATGTCTTTATCCCTGCAACCCCTTCTCTTGCCAAACTCATAATATTGGCAATAGTCATCTTCCCAGCCCCTCCATAAAGCATATAATCAACGTACGACTTACCACCTATTCGCTCCAACTTTAACCTCAAAGCTTCAACATCGGTTACGGGCGGTTCGGTATTGGGCATATCCGCTACAGTAGTAACACCTCCGTGAGCAGCTGCTAAACTACCTGTTTCAAAATCTTCCGCTTTATTCGAGCTTGGATCTCTGAAATGAACGTGTGTATCGACACCACCCGGTAAAACTAAGAGCCCTTTAGCATCGTAATAACGATCGGCCTGAACCAAACCGCTCTTACTGAATCCCGCAATCTTTTCTCCATCGATCAACAAATCTCCTTCGATGATCTCATCAAATAAGGGGAGTTTACAATTCCTTATCACTAATGTATAAACCATGATACTTTCCCCACTTATCTAACTAAACCTAACTAAATATGCTCTACATAATAGATGTTGCGATTTACATTAGATGAGCCAGCATCCAGGATCGGTAGCCATCATATTACCTGTTACTTCGTAAGCCCTTCCTCTACATCCAGCACATACATCTTTATAGAAGCACTTACCACACTCGCCATCTAACTCTCTTGATCTGAGTTTTGCCAAAATTGGTGATTCATTCCAGATTTTGATGATACTCTCCTCTTTTACATTACCGATTTTGATTTGAAGAAGCATACATGGTATAATGTCACCATTTGGTAATATTGTAATGTAACCATTAGGCATACCAGCAGCACAACCACGATTATAATATGGTATCGTTCTCAATAAATGGGTTGAGAAGTATTTCGGTTGTACGTTCTTTTCTTTAAGGATTAGAGGGTACATTGGACATGCTGGTACCCTAATGAGTATTGGACAA
Encoded here:
- a CDS encoding dihydroorotase family protein; amino-acid sequence: MVYTLVIRNCKLPLFDEIIEGDLLIDGEKIAGFSKSGLVQADRYYDAKGLLVLPGGVDTHVHFRDPSSNKAEDFETGSLAAAHGGVTTVADMPNTEPPVTDVEALRLKLERIGGKSYVDYMLYGGAGKMTIANIMSLAREGVAGIKTFMISRFPALLSPDTETIKAAILETKKANIPLLIHAEDLSVINHVGGGGGAKSYAIKRGCLCESLAVARVAELNKHLKGHVHFVHISCADSLRLIRFYKDSNIRITVETAPHYLSLTMDELERRGPYAKVDPPLRTREDVEELLRGLCNGDIDFIASDHAPHMKEEKEKGFKDIELAPSGMPGVETILPFLLNLFNKGVLSLRRLVEVFSTNPAKFLGIYPRKGALQINADADLVLVNPKEEFKVSS